The Christiangramia flava JLT2011 genome has a segment encoding these proteins:
- a CDS encoding LacI family DNA-binding transcriptional regulator yields the protein MKPKLTLKQIAKELDVSISTVSKALKDSSEIGEDTKEKIKAFAKLYNYKPNNIALSLKNRKTKTIGIIIPEIVHHFFTTVISGVEKVANELGYNVLVCLSDNSFDKEVLNMEMLANGSTDGFIMSLAKETMQKGDYHHLQETINQGMPLVLFDRVVDNIACDKVIIDDVNGAKKAVNHLIDIGCKKIALITTVDYVSVGKLRTHGYQQALYEAGLPIDESMILKIEEMEDSEREIDNFLKEKNVDGVFAVNEHFAISAIKTLQENNRRIPEDVSVIGFTDGELSKRFIPSLTTVSQHGERMGEEAARILIDKLERSVSEEDTYKTIIVETGLVRRNSTKS from the coding sequence ATGAAGCCAAAACTTACTTTAAAGCAAATTGCTAAAGAATTAGATGTCTCAATTTCAACAGTTTCCAAAGCCTTGAAAGACAGCAGTGAAATTGGGGAAGATACCAAGGAAAAGATCAAGGCATTTGCGAAATTATATAACTACAAGCCCAATAACATTGCCCTGAGCCTGAAAAACAGGAAAACCAAGACTATTGGGATCATTATTCCGGAGATCGTGCATCATTTTTTCACCACGGTAATTAGTGGAGTGGAAAAGGTTGCCAACGAGCTGGGTTATAATGTTTTGGTGTGCCTTTCAGATAACTCTTTCGATAAGGAAGTATTGAATATGGAGATGCTGGCCAACGGAAGTACAGATGGTTTTATCATGTCTCTTGCCAAAGAAACGATGCAAAAAGGCGATTATCATCATCTTCAGGAAACCATCAACCAGGGAATGCCGCTGGTGCTTTTTGACAGGGTGGTAGACAATATCGCCTGTGATAAAGTAATTATTGATGATGTGAACGGGGCGAAGAAGGCGGTCAATCACTTAATAGATATTGGTTGTAAAAAGATTGCGCTCATCACCACGGTAGATTACGTGAGCGTGGGTAAATTACGAACTCATGGCTACCAGCAGGCTCTCTACGAAGCGGGGCTTCCCATAGATGAAAGCATGATTTTGAAGATCGAGGAAATGGAGGATAGCGAACGCGAAATCGATAATTTCCTGAAGGAAAAAAATGTGGATGGCGTTTTTGCCGTGAATGAACATTTTGCGATTTCAGCTATTAAAACCCTGCAGGAAAATAATCGCAGAATACCGGAAGATGTCTCGGTAATTGGGTTTACTGATGGGGAGCTTTCCAAAAGATTTATTCCGAGCCTAACAACCGTGAGTCAGCACGGAGAGCGCATGGGTGAAGAGGCCGCGCGGATCTTGATTGATAAACTCGAGCGATCTGTGAGCGAAGAAGATACTTATAAGACAATCATAGTGGAGACCGGTTTAGTAAGGCGAAATTCAACAAAATCGTAA
- a CDS encoding SusC/RagA family TonB-linked outer membrane protein, whose amino-acid sequence MRTFIKSTLYLLLLLPMSFFAQNTVSGTVTESATSLPVPGANVIVKGTTNGTTTDFDGNYTIENVSAGDVLVYSFLGFVTQEVPYEGQSTIDILLDEDQGTLDEVVLIGYGATSEQDATGAVQKVSAEDFNQGAVVAPEELIAGKSAGVQIVPGDGAPGSGGSIRIRGGASLSGSNDPLIVVDGVPLDQRGVQGSRNALNSINPNEIEDFTILKDAAATSIYGSRASNGVILITTKKGKKDTPFQFTYDVKTSIGNITDKVDVLNAEQFRNIINNTPGTDPELLGDASTDWQELIYQTSVGAIHNLTATQGVGNFYYRLNFNHTQQTGVLKRDYYQRDAFNISLNQDLFDNQLKLTLTSKNSLDQNNFANRGAIGAAVAFDPTQAVYDPNSPFDGYFEFTRATGSDITQQNLATRNPVALIAQTEDSNQTRRSITNLNAEWKLPWVDGLKAVVSGGFDYSEVQGATFLPITAASNTSNINQFSNYDGINRNLLLDTYVNYQNEIEAISTEIDATAGHSYQEFYSYSDSYGTEQDQERDFPEYISRNALESYFGRVSFDINNKYLISGSIRADGSSRVAPQNRWGYFPAASIGWKVQNEKFLENADWLTQLKLRAGYGETGNYEIGQDYGYLGIYTPSVGGASYQFGNEFVPTLRPEEYDENLKWEALKNYNAGIDLGFFDNRLTGSVDAYYRETKDLVAVVPIPAGANLSDQLLTNVGTAISRGIEVAVGGDLARSEDFNWSVNYNITFQEKEITKLSLGDDPDFFIPQGGISGGVGNTIQLWKKGFDPSTFFVFRQVYNEQGQPIEGAYVDVNGDNQITEADRQPYKKATPDYFMGFTNTLNYKNFDLNFTFRGSFGNYVYNNTKSSNGFVEAGTNTPSDYYSNLNANVLETNFQNSQFFSDYYLEAADFVKLDNVSIGYTIPGEKVDFRASLTASNVLTITNYDGLDPEVFGGIDNNFYPRSRRFVLGLNFAF is encoded by the coding sequence ATGAGAACTTTTATTAAAAGCACATTGTACCTGCTGTTATTGCTGCCAATGAGCTTTTTCGCCCAGAACACGGTGAGCGGTACGGTTACGGAAAGTGCCACCAGCCTTCCTGTTCCCGGGGCCAACGTTATTGTGAAAGGGACCACTAATGGTACCACCACAGATTTTGATGGTAATTATACCATCGAAAACGTTTCCGCTGGAGATGTACTGGTTTATTCTTTTTTGGGTTTCGTTACCCAGGAGGTGCCTTACGAAGGACAGTCGACCATTGATATTCTGCTAGATGAGGATCAGGGTACTTTAGATGAAGTGGTCTTGATTGGTTATGGAGCCACCTCAGAGCAGGATGCGACCGGAGCTGTTCAAAAAGTATCTGCTGAAGATTTCAACCAGGGTGCTGTTGTTGCACCAGAGGAACTAATCGCAGGTAAATCTGCCGGGGTACAGATCGTACCTGGGGACGGTGCTCCCGGTTCAGGAGGATCTATCCGTATTAGAGGTGGAGCTTCTTTAAGTGGTTCTAATGATCCTCTTATCGTAGTAGATGGTGTGCCTTTAGATCAAAGAGGTGTGCAGGGATCCAGAAATGCCCTGAACTCTATTAACCCTAATGAGATCGAAGATTTCACCATTTTGAAAGATGCTGCGGCCACTTCTATCTACGGTTCGAGAGCCTCTAACGGGGTAATCCTGATCACGACCAAAAAGGGTAAAAAAGATACACCATTCCAGTTTACTTATGATGTAAAGACTTCAATAGGAAATATCACCGATAAGGTAGATGTCTTAAACGCCGAGCAATTCAGAAACATTATCAACAACACCCCGGGAACTGATCCCGAATTGCTTGGAGATGCTTCGACTGACTGGCAGGAATTGATTTACCAGACTTCCGTAGGAGCAATTCATAACCTTACTGCAACTCAGGGTGTAGGGAATTTTTATTACCGTCTGAACTTTAACCATACTCAGCAAACGGGTGTGCTTAAAAGAGACTATTACCAGAGAGATGCGTTCAACATTTCGTTGAATCAGGATCTTTTCGATAATCAGCTCAAATTAACGCTGACTTCAAAAAACAGCTTGGATCAGAATAATTTCGCAAATCGTGGGGCCATTGGTGCTGCTGTTGCTTTTGATCCTACACAGGCGGTATATGATCCAAACAGTCCATTTGACGGTTATTTCGAATTTACAAGAGCAACTGGTTCAGATATTACTCAGCAAAACCTGGCTACCAGAAACCCGGTGGCTCTTATCGCTCAAACAGAGGATTCTAACCAGACCAGACGTTCGATCACCAACCTGAATGCTGAATGGAAATTGCCTTGGGTGGACGGTTTGAAAGCTGTTGTAAGCGGTGGTTTTGATTATTCTGAAGTACAGGGTGCAACATTTTTGCCAATTACTGCAGCCTCCAACACTTCTAACATCAACCAGTTTTCAAACTATGATGGAATTAACAGAAACCTGTTGCTGGATACTTACGTAAACTATCAGAATGAAATCGAAGCCATTTCTACGGAAATCGACGCGACTGCCGGGCATTCTTACCAGGAGTTCTATTCGTATTCAGACAGCTACGGAACAGAACAGGACCAGGAAAGAGATTTTCCAGAGTACATCAGTAGAAATGCCCTGGAATCGTATTTCGGAAGGGTTAGTTTCGATATCAACAACAAATACCTAATTTCCGGAAGTATCCGGGCTGATGGTTCTTCCAGAGTTGCTCCACAGAACAGATGGGGTTATTTCCCGGCAGCTTCCATTGGATGGAAAGTGCAGAATGAGAAATTCCTGGAAAACGCTGACTGGCTTACCCAGTTGAAACTTAGAGCCGGATATGGTGAAACAGGAAACTACGAAATTGGGCAGGATTATGGATATCTTGGTATCTACACGCCAAGTGTTGGTGGTGCCAGCTACCAGTTTGGTAATGAATTCGTACCAACCCTTCGCCCGGAAGAATATGACGAAAACCTGAAATGGGAAGCTCTGAAGAACTATAACGCCGGTATCGATCTTGGATTTTTTGATAATCGTTTGACAGGTTCTGTAGATGCCTATTATAGAGAAACCAAAGATCTTGTAGCCGTAGTGCCAATCCCAGCGGGTGCCAACCTTTCAGATCAATTATTGACCAATGTGGGAACTGCCATCAGCCGTGGTATTGAAGTAGCCGTAGGTGGAGATCTTGCAAGATCTGAAGATTTCAACTGGAGTGTGAATTATAACATCACCTTCCAGGAAAAGGAGATCACAAAATTGTCTCTTGGAGATGATCCAGATTTCTTCATTCCTCAGGGAGGAATTTCCGGAGGTGTTGGAAACACTATTCAGTTGTGGAAAAAAGGATTTGACCCTTCAACATTCTTTGTATTCCGCCAGGTATACAACGAGCAGGGACAGCCAATTGAAGGCGCTTATGTAGATGTGAACGGTGATAACCAGATCACTGAAGCCGACAGGCAGCCATACAAAAAGGCGACTCCAGACTATTTCATGGGATTCACAAATACCTTGAATTATAAGAATTTTGATCTTAACTTTACCTTTAGAGGTAGTTTTGGAAATTACGTGTACAACAACACCAAATCTTCAAACGGTTTTGTGGAAGCGGGAACCAACACTCCTTCAGACTACTATTCCAACCTAAATGCCAATGTTTTGGAAACAAATTTCCAAAACAGTCAGTTCTTCTCAGATTATTATCTGGAAGCTGCAGATTTTGTAAAACTGGATAACGTAAGTATTGGGTACACCATTCCTGGTGAAAAAGTTGATTTCAGAGCTTCTTTAACAGCTTCGAACGTGTTGACCATTACCAACTACGACGGGTTAGATCCTGAAGTATTCGGAGGAATAGACAACAACTTCTACCCTAGATCCAGAAGATTTGTACTGGGACTAAACTTTGCATTTTAA
- a CDS encoding RagB/SusD family nutrient uptake outer membrane protein: protein MFNRLRIFLLVLLGTVTLWSCSKDLELTPEDNRQTSASAFEDPAAYKQFLAKLYAGFAVSGQDGPAGNPDLTGLDEGFSQYMRLYFMMQELPTEEAVIGWNDGTIKDLHYQNWTSGNEFIRTMYSRIMYQIAQSNEYLRQTTEDVLNARGVEASLQADIQTYRAEARFLRALSYWHALDLYGNPPFVTEDDAPGAFLPEQISSADLFSYIESELLAIEGELKAPMTNQYGRADQAAAWMLLAKLYQNSEKYNGEDHSADVVTYTSKVIDAGFGLVDDYQKLFLADNNSNGAQNEIIFPITYDGINSQSYGGMTFIIHAAVGGDMDPDNFGINGGWAGLRTTSALVNKFLDNEDDAVEEVNDSRAMFFTEGQTKEITDISNFNSGYAITKYKNVDVNGNAGSDPTGDFPDTDFPMFRLGDAYLMYAEAVVRGGGGDTGKAVDYINKLRMRAYGDSSANISSSDLTLDFILDERARELFWEAHRRTDLIRFGMFSDRGIWPYKGGVPQGATTEAFRDLMPIPSSELGVNTNLTQNPGY from the coding sequence ATGTTTAACAGATTAAGAATATTTTTGTTGGTTCTTCTCGGAACAGTGACGCTTTGGTCCTGTTCAAAAGACCTGGAGCTTACTCCGGAAGATAACCGACAAACCTCGGCATCAGCTTTTGAAGATCCGGCAGCTTATAAACAATTCCTCGCGAAACTTTACGCGGGATTTGCGGTAAGCGGTCAGGATGGACCTGCCGGAAACCCTGATCTTACCGGGTTAGATGAAGGATTTTCGCAATACATGCGTCTCTACTTCATGATGCAGGAATTACCAACGGAAGAAGCCGTAATTGGCTGGAATGATGGTACCATTAAAGACCTTCATTACCAAAACTGGACCTCTGGTAACGAATTCATCAGAACGATGTATTCGAGAATTATGTACCAGATCGCACAATCAAATGAATATCTGCGACAAACCACTGAGGACGTCCTGAATGCCCGCGGTGTGGAGGCCAGCCTTCAGGCTGATATTCAGACCTATCGCGCAGAAGCTCGTTTTCTGAGAGCACTGAGCTACTGGCACGCACTAGACCTTTACGGAAATCCTCCTTTTGTGACCGAAGACGATGCTCCGGGAGCTTTCCTTCCTGAACAAATTTCAAGCGCTGACCTTTTCAGTTATATCGAAAGCGAATTGCTGGCTATTGAAGGAGAATTGAAAGCACCGATGACCAACCAGTATGGCCGTGCCGATCAGGCTGCTGCCTGGATGCTGTTGGCTAAATTGTATCAGAATTCAGAAAAATACAATGGAGAAGATCACAGCGCTGACGTGGTGACCTATACTTCCAAAGTAATCGATGCCGGTTTTGGACTGGTAGACGATTATCAGAAGTTATTTTTAGCTGATAACAATTCCAATGGCGCTCAGAATGAGATCATTTTCCCGATCACCTACGACGGGATCAACTCTCAGTCTTACGGTGGTATGACCTTTATCATCCATGCCGCAGTAGGTGGAGATATGGATCCAGACAACTTCGGGATCAACGGTGGATGGGCCGGTCTTAGAACCACTTCTGCCCTGGTAAATAAATTCCTGGACAACGAAGATGATGCTGTGGAAGAAGTGAACGACAGCCGTGCAATGTTCTTTACAGAAGGCCAAACCAAGGAGATTACAGATATTTCTAATTTCAACAGTGGTTATGCCATCACGAAATATAAGAACGTAGACGTGAACGGAAACGCGGGTTCTGATCCAACAGGAGATTTTCCTGATACTGATTTCCCGATGTTCCGTCTTGGAGATGCCTATTTGATGTACGCTGAAGCCGTGGTTCGCGGCGGTGGCGGTGATACCGGTAAAGCGGTAGACTATATCAATAAGCTTCGCATGAGAGCTTACGGTGACAGCAGCGCGAATATTTCCAGCAGCGATCTTACACTGGATTTCATCCTGGATGAAAGAGCACGCGAGCTGTTCTGGGAAGCGCACAGAAGAACAGATTTGATTCGCTTCGGAATGTTCTCTGACAGGGGAATCTGGCCTTACAAAGGAGGTGTTCCACAGGGAGCAACCACCGAGGCCTTTAGAGACCTGATGCCTATTCCTTCATCTGAATTAGGTGTAAACACCAACTTAACACAAAATCCTGGATATTAA
- a CDS encoding SusF/SusE family outer membrane protein, whose translation MKNISLFLIMIIAVMGLSSCQHDDDVVFVAQPDPEGVAFTSTFSDNYTLTQSTSGNLAERFVWNEVDFGAPTTVTYELQGSASQDFSSFDVIGTTSETNLGVKVSQMMSLAEDAGLDNDPNTENPNTGTIYFRVKAYAGNDGGNSLNATSEVASLTVTLPEEGEQEMPKTNLFLVGDATAAGWDPNNNNTPLFRDAENENMYYFTGYFAAGYYKFVETTNWAPMYGYDGSTLVYRATESDPDPASIEVVTAGYYSLALNTDDLTFSMDSYDASGATTYTTIGIIGTATPGGWDADTDMTQSTFDPHIWFMNDAELVEGEMKFRAENDWAVNWGTDSAESGQAAQDGANIPVMPGTYDIWFNDLDGRYILIPQVTE comes from the coding sequence ATGAAAAATATTTCACTTTTTTTAATAATGATAATTGCTGTCATGGGGCTTTCTTCCTGCCAGCATGATGACGATGTGGTATTCGTAGCCCAGCCAGATCCGGAAGGCGTGGCGTTTACCAGTACTTTTTCTGACAATTACACCCTTACGCAGTCTACTTCCGGTAACCTTGCGGAACGATTCGTATGGAATGAAGTAGATTTTGGAGCTCCAACCACTGTAACTTACGAATTACAGGGTTCTGCTTCTCAGGATTTTTCAAGCTTCGATGTGATCGGGACCACTTCAGAAACCAATTTGGGTGTGAAAGTTAGCCAAATGATGAGCCTGGCGGAAGATGCAGGACTGGACAACGATCCGAATACAGAAAACCCGAATACCGGGACCATTTATTTCCGAGTGAAGGCTTATGCCGGAAATGACGGTGGAAATTCTCTGAACGCCACTTCTGAAGTAGCTTCTTTAACCGTTACTTTACCGGAAGAAGGTGAGCAGGAAATGCCAAAAACCAACCTTTTCCTTGTTGGTGATGCTACCGCTGCCGGATGGGATCCAAATAATAACAACACGCCTCTTTTCAGGGATGCTGAAAACGAGAACATGTATTATTTCACAGGATATTTTGCTGCAGGTTATTACAAATTTGTAGAAACCACTAACTGGGCTCCTATGTATGGTTACGATGGTTCTACTTTGGTGTACAGAGCTACTGAATCTGATCCAGATCCGGCTTCGATTGAAGTGGTCACTGCAGGTTATTACAGCCTGGCACTGAATACTGATGATCTTACTTTCAGCATGGATTCATACGATGCCAGCGGTGCAACGACCTACACAACTATTGGAATCATCGGAACTGCCACTCCTGGTGGTTGGGATGCTGATACTGATATGACGCAGTCTACGTTCGATCCACATATCTGGTTTATGAACGATGCAGAACTGGTGGAAGGTGAAATGAAATTCCGCGCTGAAAATGACTGGGCCGTAAACTGGGGAACTGATTCTGCAGAAAGCGGGCAGGCTGCTCAGGACGGAGCGAATATCCCGGTAATGCCAGGAACCTATGATATCTGGTTCAACGACCTTGACGGAAGGTATATTCTCATTCCGCAGGTAACTGAATAA
- a CDS encoding alpha-amylase, which yields MINKRIYFIFLLLVGVLLASCSKDSDEPTTDPTDDQGTEQPTPEPDPEAIDLSAYDNGERVMMQAFYWDVEPRFEWWTNLTGKVAGWSDAGINRIWIPVATKGQSGGYSMGYDVSDYFDFGEFSQHGTIETRFGSRAELEELIQTAHDNDVEVIEDIVINHNSGGGLEYNPYRDKDTYTLFDEEHGNASGMFNRNYEDFYPNSVSNYDPGSLFYAETNLDHNRERVQDWLWKKDNSVAKYYQNVMGFDGWRFDYVLGYEPWVVKAWLDEVGGFSVVELWDGNADVLKNYVEETGSRAFDFASFYKLEEGLDRYEDLNSLTGSQLWQTYPDKSVTFTANHDTEKDSNEDNYIKRENKMKAYAYIMTHPGYPCVFYLDYEDSEFQDELKNLIAIHNSLATGETEVLYVDEDEYIMKRNGTGTNPGLILYISISNSTKRRAVSSNWNNITLMDYSGNSTYNPTSDENGAVTIEAPANGYSIWSITE from the coding sequence ATGATCAATAAAAGAATATATTTCATTTTTCTGCTCCTTGTTGGTGTGTTACTGGCATCCTGTTCCAAAGACAGTGATGAGCCCACGACAGATCCTACAGATGACCAGGGAACAGAGCAACCCACACCCGAACCAGACCCGGAAGCCATAGACCTATCAGCTTACGACAATGGCGAGCGTGTAATGATGCAGGCCTTCTACTGGGATGTGGAACCGCGCTTTGAATGGTGGACCAACTTAACCGGGAAAGTAGCCGGATGGTCAGATGCCGGGATCAACAGGATCTGGATTCCTGTGGCTACCAAAGGCCAGTCTGGCGGCTATTCCATGGGCTATGATGTATCTGATTATTTTGATTTTGGAGAATTCAGCCAGCATGGAACTATTGAGACCCGTTTTGGTTCCCGTGCAGAACTGGAAGAATTGATCCAGACCGCACACGATAATGACGTGGAAGTGATCGAAGACATCGTGATCAACCACAACTCTGGAGGCGGCCTGGAATACAATCCTTACCGCGACAAAGACACGTATACGCTTTTTGACGAAGAACATGGAAATGCTTCCGGAATGTTCAACAGGAATTACGAAGATTTTTACCCCAACAGCGTCAGCAATTACGACCCGGGAAGTTTGTTTTATGCTGAAACCAACCTGGATCACAACCGTGAACGCGTGCAGGACTGGCTTTGGAAAAAAGACAATTCCGTAGCTAAATATTACCAGAACGTGATGGGCTTTGACGGCTGGCGTTTTGATTATGTACTAGGCTACGAACCTTGGGTCGTAAAAGCCTGGCTGGATGAAGTTGGAGGATTTTCGGTAGTGGAACTTTGGGATGGAAACGCAGATGTTCTGAAAAACTATGTAGAAGAAACAGGAAGTCGCGCTTTTGATTTTGCTTCATTTTACAAACTGGAAGAAGGCCTGGATCGTTATGAAGATCTAAATAGTCTTACAGGAAGCCAGCTTTGGCAAACCTATCCCGATAAATCGGTTACGTTTACGGCGAATCATGATACCGAAAAAGATTCTAACGAAGACAATTATATCAAGAGAGAAAACAAGATGAAAGCCTATGCATATATTATGACGCATCCGGGATATCCCTGTGTTTTTTATCTTGATTATGAAGATTCGGAATTTCAGGACGAGCTTAAAAACCTGATCGCCATCCACAACAGCCTGGCAACCGGAGAGACCGAAGTGCTATATGTAGATGAAGATGAGTACATTATGAAAAGAAACGGTACCGGCACCAATCCTGGATTAATTCTGTATATTAGCATCAGTAACAGCACGAAGCGTCGTGCGGTAAGTTCAAACTGGAATAATATTACCCTGATGGACTACAGCGGTAATTCAACTTATAACCCTACCTCCGATGAAAATGGGGCGGTGACCATTGAAGCTCCTGCAAATGGATACAGTATTTGGTCGATAACCGAATAA
- a CDS encoding adenosylcobalamin-dependent ribonucleoside-diphosphate reductase: MPVQETPVVPQSYTQEQAYEASLKYFKGDDLAARVWVNKYALKDSDGNIFELTPDDMHRRIAREIARVEKRYPNPMSEDEVFDLIKNFQYIVPQGSPMAGIGNPYQVGSLSNCFVIGNEGKSDSYGGIMKIDQEQVQLMKRRGGVGHDLSHIRPKGSPVKNSALTSTGIVPFMERFSNSTREVAQDGRRGALMLSVSINHPDAEDFIDAKMEQGKVTGANVSVRIDDEFMKAVKNNQTYTQKYPIFSSNPKYSKDIQAENLWKKIVHNAWKSAEPGILFWDTVINESVPDCYADLGYETVSTNPCGEIPLCPYDSCRLLAINLFSYVEEPFTEQASFNFELFRKHVGKAQRIMDDIIDLELEKIDAILAKIDADPENEEIKGVEKNLWLNIRKKAHEGRRTGIGITAEGDMLAALNIRYGSKEGIDFSVDVHKNIALAAYRASVDTAKERGAFSIYDSDREKDNPLINRLKQEDEKLYYDMMEHGRRNIALLTIAPTGTTSLMTQTTSGIEPVFLPVYKRRRKVNPGDKDARVDFVDEVGDSWEEYVVFHHRFKQWMRTQGHDTEKNYSQEELDKLVKLSPYYQATSNDVDWLSKVKMQGAVQKWIDHSISVTINLPSDVSEDLVGKLYLEAWEAGCKGVTVYRDGSRSGVLISNDDKKKEEKKEQAGGAFPLKRPQILEADVVRFQNAKDKWIAFIGLVDGKPYEIFTGFADDEEGILIPRWVNDGLIIKNRDEDGVSRYDFQYQNKRGYKTTIEGLSHKFNPEYWNYAKLISSTLRHGMSIDKVVDLINSLQLDSESINTWKNGVARALKRYIADGTVASKEKCNNCNSSNLIYQEGCLTCKDCGSSKCG, from the coding sequence ATGCCTGTACAAGAAACACCCGTCGTTCCTCAATCATATACTCAGGAGCAGGCTTATGAAGCTTCTTTAAAGTATTTTAAAGGAGACGACCTGGCCGCGAGAGTCTGGGTGAACAAGTATGCCCTCAAAGATTCAGATGGAAACATCTTCGAATTAACACCAGATGATATGCACCGTCGTATCGCTCGTGAAATTGCCAGGGTAGAAAAACGATACCCGAACCCGATGAGCGAAGACGAGGTATTCGACCTGATCAAGAATTTCCAGTACATCGTTCCGCAGGGAAGTCCGATGGCCGGAATCGGGAATCCTTACCAGGTTGGTTCTCTTTCTAACTGCTTTGTGATTGGGAACGAAGGAAAATCTGATTCCTATGGAGGGATCATGAAGATCGACCAGGAACAGGTACAACTTATGAAAAGACGTGGCGGTGTAGGGCACGACCTGTCACACATCCGTCCAAAAGGTTCTCCCGTAAAGAACTCGGCACTTACCTCAACCGGTATTGTACCATTCATGGAGCGGTTCTCCAACTCTACCCGTGAGGTAGCTCAGGACGGTCGCCGCGGGGCTTTAATGCTTTCAGTATCGATCAACCACCCGGATGCTGAAGATTTCATCGATGCGAAAATGGAGCAGGGAAAGGTTACAGGCGCCAATGTGTCGGTACGAATCGACGATGAATTCATGAAAGCCGTAAAAAACAATCAAACATACACGCAGAAATATCCAATTTTCAGCAGCAATCCAAAATATTCCAAAGACATCCAGGCAGAGAACCTTTGGAAGAAGATTGTGCACAACGCGTGGAAATCAGCTGAACCGGGAATTCTTTTCTGGGATACGGTCATCAATGAATCTGTACCAGATTGTTATGCAGATCTTGGTTATGAGACCGTTTCTACCAACCCATGTGGTGAAATTCCGCTGTGTCCTTACGATTCCTGCAGGCTGCTTGCCATCAACCTGTTCTCTTATGTAGAGGAACCTTTCACAGAACAGGCATCGTTCAATTTTGAACTTTTCAGAAAGCATGTTGGGAAAGCCCAGCGTATCATGGACGATATCATCGACCTGGAACTGGAAAAGATCGATGCGATTCTGGCCAAAATCGATGCAGATCCTGAAAATGAAGAAATCAAGGGTGTGGAAAAAAACCTGTGGCTGAATATTCGTAAAAAAGCCCATGAAGGTCGTCGTACCGGGATTGGGATCACCGCGGAAGGCGATATGCTGGCCGCTTTGAACATTCGCTACGGAAGCAAGGAAGGCATCGATTTTTCAGTAGATGTTCATAAGAATATCGCGCTGGCCGCTTACCGAGCTTCAGTAGATACCGCGAAGGAAAGAGGGGCATTTTCCATTTATGACTCCGATAGAGAAAAGGATAACCCGCTGATCAACCGACTCAAACAGGAAGATGAAAAGCTTTATTATGACATGATGGAGCACGGCCGAAGAAATATCGCGCTACTGACCATCGCACCAACAGGTACCACCAGCTTGATGACACAAACAACTTCCGGGATCGAGCCGGTTTTTCTTCCAGTATACAAACGCCGAAGAAAAGTAAATCCAGGAGATAAAGATGCTCGCGTGGATTTCGTGGATGAAGTGGGAGATTCCTGGGAAGAATATGTGGTTTTTCACCACCGTTTCAAACAATGGATGCGCACTCAGGGGCACGATACCGAGAAGAACTATTCTCAGGAAGAACTGGATAAACTGGTCAAACTCTCTCCTTATTACCAGGCGACTTCCAACGATGTGGACTGGCTGAGTAAAGTAAAAATGCAGGGGGCCGTGCAGAAATGGATCGATCATTCTATTTCCGTAACCATCAATCTACCTTCAGATGTGAGTGAAGACCTGGTAGGAAAACTCTACCTGGAAGCCTGGGAAGCAGGCTGTAAAGGAGTGACCGTTTATCGTGACGGTTCCAGGTCGGGTGTACTTATTTCCAACGATGACAAGAAAAAAGAGGAAAAGAAAGAACAGGCTGGCGGAGCGTTCCCATTGAAGCGCCCTCAGATTTTAGAGGCTGATGTGGTTCGTTTCCAGAATGCCAAAGATAAATGGATCGCCTTCATTGGCCTGGTAGATGGCAAACCATACGAGATCTTTACCGGTTTTGCTGATGATGAAGAAGGAATCCTGATCCCTCGCTGGGTAAATGATGGCTTGATCATCAAGAACCGCGATGAAGACGGTGTTTCCCGCTACGATTTCCAGTACCAGAACAAGCGCGGTTACAAAACAACCATTGAAGGGCTTTCGCACAAATTCAATCCGGAATACTGGAATTATGCGAAACTTATTTCCTCTACGTTACGCCATGGAATGTCTATAGATAAGGTGGTAGACCTCATCAACAGCCTTCAGCTGGACAGCGAATCGATCAACACCTGGAAAAATGGTGTAGCTCGTGCCCTGAAGCGCTATATTGCCGATGGCACCGTTGCCAGCAAAGAAAAATGCAACAATTGTAATTCTTCGAATTTAATTTACCAGGAAGGATGTTTAACCTGTAAGGACTGTGGTTCTTCAAAATGCGGTTAA